A region of the Stieleria neptunia genome:
TTTGGGCAGGGTTCGGGCACGCAAGATCCACGTCGCCCGGCCCAGCGCTCGCCAAATCGGCATCAGAAATAGATTGCTGTGCGACTGGGAATTCGCGATCGCCCGCGTCCCGTGTTCATAGACCAAGTCGCAACGCTGCCGAAAAATCTGTTCGGGAATGTCGGTCTCGATCTGCTCGACGATCAACGCGCCGATGACTTCGCCGCGGTGTGCGTCGTCGCGATCGATTTCGCCGGCGGCACCGCTGTCTTCCTCCGCGCCGAGCTTGCGCTGCGGTTCACGCAGCGGCAGCACCGCGATGTTTCGGCCGTAGGACTGGTCGACGTAATCTTCCAGCGCTTCTTCGATTTGGGGCGGCAAGTCCTCGGTCGCACCGTCGTGATAGAGCGGCTCGCCGGCGGCACAGACTCGCGTGGCCAGCTTGTTCAGGGCGGCAACGATGTTCGACCGATTCTCGATCGTGTCCTGGCCGCTGATCGATTCGACTTTGCACTTGCCGCCTTTTTTGATCGCCACGCTGACGCGGTCGCAGCCGATCAAGCGGCGTCCTTCGTTGGCGACCACGTAGGCTGTTTCTTTCAAATCCAACGATTCGTGGGCCGCCCGCGCGAAGGCATCGGCTTGTTGCCAGAGCGTTTGGCGATCACCGAGCGTTTGCAGCTTTTGGCTGCGCAGCCATTCCGCCGCCAACGAGCACATTTGCTCGAGAAAACGCAGGTAACCTCGCTGAGTCTCCGGCGCCGTGTCGGGTCGCTGAAAGACTTCGATCAACCCGTCCTTGTGGCCGTCGTGCGCGAGCGCACCGAGCACCAACAAGTAACGTGTCGGGTTTCCCTCGGCGTCGCCATCGGTCGTGCCGCTGTAGGGCGGAACCAAAACCGATTGGCCGGCATTGGCGGCGCGGCTGATCAGCCGCGAGTGACGCACCGCATCATCGGTGTCGGTCGCCAAAATCGACGGCTCGGCGTTGATCTGGTACTGCAGTTTCAGTTGTTTGTCGTCGTCGAGCAGCCAAATCGCACCGCCCGCGGCGGCCAGGGCCGTGATGATTCGGCTGAGAAGCTCCGGGTAAAACTCCTCGGCGGTCGCGCCGCTCTTGGCGAGCGCCGCGATCTCGTTCACCAAGCCGCGAATCTGCGCCTTGGTTTCTTCAACGGTTTGCTGATTAACCGACATGGATCAGGAGGGGTCTGCGATGAAAAAGGACGAAGGACTGGGGATCAGGCGACAGTAGTAAATCTTAGGAGCCGTTTCCATGTTGACCTGAACGATGCCACGCGAATGCTCGCCAGCGGGGGCGTCGTGTACCGGTTTTGGCGATTCGACTCGACATCATATACAGTTTGTATATGATTGTCCACTGATATGAATGCACCGCAAAGACCACCGAACGCCGATCCCCCGCATCCGTCACCGCCGAACCAGGGCGAGGAAGCCGCGACCGCCGACCCGGGGGAAAACCAACCAGCCCACGAGAAGGGCAGCGAGGCCGTCCTGGCGGCGGCGATGCTGGGCGACCTGAAGCGGGAAATGAATCGTCTGCAACGAGAGATCCGCCTCGCCATCCAGGTTCAACTGGCGAAAATGAGCGGACGGACGCTGGGCAGCATGGAAGCCAATCGCGAATTGGCTCGATCGATCCAAGAGATGCTCGACGCCCACGGCTTGCGGGTGCGTTGCACGCACTGCGGCCATCCGGCGATTCTGCGGGTCTCGCCGCGAGCGGGGGCGGCGGCCGGTGTGTTTGTGTTCGACCACACGATCGACGGGCG
Encoded here:
- a CDS encoding efflux RND transporter periplasmic adaptor subunit, producing the protein MSVNQQTVEETKAQIRGLVNEIAALAKSGATAEEFYPELLSRIITALAAAGGAIWLLDDDKQLKLQYQINAEPSILATDTDDAVRHSRLISRAANAGQSVLVPPYSGTTDGDAEGNPTRYLLVLGALAHDGHKDGLIEVFQRPDTAPETQRGYLRFLEQMCSLAAEWLRSQKLQTLGDRQTLWQQADAFARAAHESLDLKETAYVVANEGRRLIGCDRVSVAIKKGGKCKVESISGQDTIENRSNIVAALNKLATRVCAAGEPLYHDGATEDLPPQIEEALEDYVDQSYGRNIAVLPLREPQRKLGAEEDSGAAGEIDRDDAHRGEVIGALIVEQIETDIPEQIFRQRCDLVYEHGTRAIANSQSHSNLFLMPIWRALGRATWILRARTLPKTIGIAALVLAVILGLTFIKKDFNLSAEGNLEPTVRRQVFAAIDGEVIDVLVQRNSKVTKGQELVRLRNPEIAIQLEELEGQLRSTLAELRKVKGQQFGQLEPADRTALQGQEFELETKLTSLQQKLKLQRERESQLTIRAPIDGVVTTWDVEETLRSRPIMTGQVLMEVADLTQPYSLKLELPEKREGHLDAYVMETKETESLKVTYILATDPTMDSLDASLPMDSISPRAEAHEEHGAVIPMEALPDPEPLRALKPSPGASVIAKIHCGRASSGFVFFHEIWEWLCKFFF